A region of Athene noctua chromosome 10, bAthNoc1.hap1.1, whole genome shotgun sequence DNA encodes the following proteins:
- the SLMAP gene encoding sarcolemmal membrane-associated protein isoform X21 → MDNQARVKESDLSDTLSPSKEKSSDDTTDAQMDDQDLNEPIAKVALLKDELQGAQSETEAKQEIQQLHKELIEAQELARTSKQKCFELQALLEEERKAYRVQVEESNKQINVLQAQLRRLQEDIENLREEKENEISSTRNELVSAQNEILSLQQVAEKAASERDTDISALQDELQTVRVELERWRKDASDYEKEIVNLQASFQLRCQQCEDQQKEEATRLKGELEKLKAEWSALEAECVTLRKENTLLTSELQRQEKELSSSQKQSLALTSDISVLEMSRKELENQMGSLREKHQQDAATLKSQLSEAESQAKDVQKEYERTQTVLSELKAKYEIAEQENQSLAEELKQCKENLKLLQEKGNNRQWPWMPVMAALVAVTAVVLYPGLTRASP, encoded by the exons ATGG ACAATCAAGCAAGAGTCAAAGAATCTGATTTGTCGGATACTCTTAGTCCAAGCAAGGAGAAAAGCAGCGACGACACTACAG aTGCCCAAATGGATGACCAAGATCTGAATGAACCTATTGCTAAAGTAGCTCTTCTAAAAG ATGAATTGCAGGGTGCACAATCAGAGACTGAGGCTAAGCAAGAAATTCAGCAGCTGCACAAGGAGCTGATTGAAGCCCAAGAGCTAGCTAGGACAAGTAAACAAAAATGCTTTGAACTTCAAG CGCTattggaagaagagagaaaagcataTCGAGTGCAAGTTGAAGAATCTAACAAGCAAATAAATGTTCTGCAAG CTCAGTTGCGAAGGTTACAGGAAGATATTGAGAATCTTCGTgaggaaaaggagaatgaaatTTCAAGCACTCGAAATGAACTAGTCAGTGCTCAAAATGAGATTCTGTCACTTCAACAAGTAGCAGAAAAAGCAGCATCAGAACGAGATACAGATATTTCTGCACTGCAAGATGAGCTGCAAACGGTGCGAGTGGAACTTGAACGGTGGCGGAAAGATGCCTCAgattatgaaaaagaaattgtCAATCTGCAAGCAAGTTTTCAGCTGAGATGCCAGCAGTGTGAGGATCAGCAGAAGGAAGAGGCTACTCGCTTAAAAG GTGAACTTGAAAAGTTGAAGGCAGAGTGGAGCGCTCTGGAAGCTGAATGTGTTACactaagaaaggaaaatactCTGCTTACGTCTGAACTTCAGCGACAAGAGAAGGAGCTTTCTAG ctctCAGAAACAGAGTTTAGCACTAACCAGTGATATAAGTGTTCTTGAAATGTCTCGAAAGGAACTTGAAAATCAGATGGGATCTTTGAGAGAAAAGCATCAACAGGATGCAGCTACTCTAAAAAGCCAACTCAGTGAAGCTGAGAGTCAAGCAAAAGATGTTCAGAAAGAG tATGAAAGAACACAGACTGTGCTCTCAGAGCTGAAGGCAAAGTATGAGATTGCTGAACAAGAAAACCAGTCACTTGCAGAAGAGCTCAAACAGTGTAAAGAAAATCTGAAGCTGctacaagaaaaaggaaacaac AGACAATGGCCTTGGATGCCTGTGATGGCAGCTTTGGTTGCTGTAACAGCCGTGGTGCTGTACCCAGGCCTAACCAGAGCTTCTCCATGA
- the SLMAP gene encoding sarcolemmal membrane-associated protein isoform X23, translated as MLPARADELQGAQSETEAKQEIQQLHKELIEAQELARTSKQKCFELQALLEEERKAYRVQVEESNKQINVLQAQLRRLQEDIENLREEKENEISSTRNELVSAQNEILSLQQVAEKAASERDTDISALQDELQTVRVELERWRKDASDYEKEIVNLQASFQLRCQQCEDQQKEEATRLKGELEKLKAEWSALEAECVTLRKENTLLTSELQRQEKELSSSQKQSLALTSDISVLEMSRKELENQMGSLREKHQQDAATLKSQLSEAESQAKDVQKEYERTQTVLSELKAKYEIAEQENQSLAEELKQCKENLKLLQEKGNNRQWPWMPVMAALVAVTAVVLYPGLTRASP; from the exons ATGCTGCCTGCCAGGGCTG ATGAATTGCAGGGTGCACAATCAGAGACTGAGGCTAAGCAAGAAATTCAGCAGCTGCACAAGGAGCTGATTGAAGCCCAAGAGCTAGCTAGGACAAGTAAACAAAAATGCTTTGAACTTCAAG CGCTattggaagaagagagaaaagcataTCGAGTGCAAGTTGAAGAATCTAACAAGCAAATAAATGTTCTGCAAG CTCAGTTGCGAAGGTTACAGGAAGATATTGAGAATCTTCGTgaggaaaaggagaatgaaatTTCAAGCACTCGAAATGAACTAGTCAGTGCTCAAAATGAGATTCTGTCACTTCAACAAGTAGCAGAAAAAGCAGCATCAGAACGAGATACAGATATTTCTGCACTGCAAGATGAGCTGCAAACGGTGCGAGTGGAACTTGAACGGTGGCGGAAAGATGCCTCAgattatgaaaaagaaattgtCAATCTGCAAGCAAGTTTTCAGCTGAGATGCCAGCAGTGTGAGGATCAGCAGAAGGAAGAGGCTACTCGCTTAAAAG GTGAACTTGAAAAGTTGAAGGCAGAGTGGAGCGCTCTGGAAGCTGAATGTGTTACactaagaaaggaaaatactCTGCTTACGTCTGAACTTCAGCGACAAGAGAAGGAGCTTTCTAG ctctCAGAAACAGAGTTTAGCACTAACCAGTGATATAAGTGTTCTTGAAATGTCTCGAAAGGAACTTGAAAATCAGATGGGATCTTTGAGAGAAAAGCATCAACAGGATGCAGCTACTCTAAAAAGCCAACTCAGTGAAGCTGAGAGTCAAGCAAAAGATGTTCAGAAAGAG tATGAAAGAACACAGACTGTGCTCTCAGAGCTGAAGGCAAAGTATGAGATTGCTGAACAAGAAAACCAGTCACTTGCAGAAGAGCTCAAACAGTGTAAAGAAAATCTGAAGCTGctacaagaaaaaggaaacaac AGACAATGGCCTTGGATGCCTGTGATGGCAGCTTTGGTTGCTGTAACAGCCGTGGTGCTGTACCCAGGCCTAACCAGAGCTTCTCCATGA
- the SLMAP gene encoding sarcolemmal membrane-associated protein isoform X22 translates to MDDQDLNEPIAKVALLKDELQGAQSETEAKQEIQQLHKELIEAQELARTSKQKCFELQALLEEERKAYRVQVEESNKQINVLQAQLRRLQEDIENLREEKENEISSTRNELVSAQNEILSLQQVAEKAASERDTDISALQDELQTVRVELERWRKDASDYEKEIVNLQASFQLRCQQCEDQQKEEATRLKGELEKLKAEWSALEAECVTLRKENTLLTSELQRQEKELSSSQKQSLALTSDISVLEMSRKELENQMGSLREKHQQDAATLKSQLSEAESQAKDVQKEYERTQTVLSELKAKYEIAEQENQSLAEELKQCKENLKLLQEKGNNRQWPWMPVMAALVAVTAVVLYPGLTRASP, encoded by the exons ATGGATGACCAAGATCTGAATGAACCTATTGCTAAAGTAGCTCTTCTAAAAG ATGAATTGCAGGGTGCACAATCAGAGACTGAGGCTAAGCAAGAAATTCAGCAGCTGCACAAGGAGCTGATTGAAGCCCAAGAGCTAGCTAGGACAAGTAAACAAAAATGCTTTGAACTTCAAG CGCTattggaagaagagagaaaagcataTCGAGTGCAAGTTGAAGAATCTAACAAGCAAATAAATGTTCTGCAAG CTCAGTTGCGAAGGTTACAGGAAGATATTGAGAATCTTCGTgaggaaaaggagaatgaaatTTCAAGCACTCGAAATGAACTAGTCAGTGCTCAAAATGAGATTCTGTCACTTCAACAAGTAGCAGAAAAAGCAGCATCAGAACGAGATACAGATATTTCTGCACTGCAAGATGAGCTGCAAACGGTGCGAGTGGAACTTGAACGGTGGCGGAAAGATGCCTCAgattatgaaaaagaaattgtCAATCTGCAAGCAAGTTTTCAGCTGAGATGCCAGCAGTGTGAGGATCAGCAGAAGGAAGAGGCTACTCGCTTAAAAG GTGAACTTGAAAAGTTGAAGGCAGAGTGGAGCGCTCTGGAAGCTGAATGTGTTACactaagaaaggaaaatactCTGCTTACGTCTGAACTTCAGCGACAAGAGAAGGAGCTTTCTAG ctctCAGAAACAGAGTTTAGCACTAACCAGTGATATAAGTGTTCTTGAAATGTCTCGAAAGGAACTTGAAAATCAGATGGGATCTTTGAGAGAAAAGCATCAACAGGATGCAGCTACTCTAAAAAGCCAACTCAGTGAAGCTGAGAGTCAAGCAAAAGATGTTCAGAAAGAG tATGAAAGAACACAGACTGTGCTCTCAGAGCTGAAGGCAAAGTATGAGATTGCTGAACAAGAAAACCAGTCACTTGCAGAAGAGCTCAAACAGTGTAAAGAAAATCTGAAGCTGctacaagaaaaaggaaacaac AGACAATGGCCTTGGATGCCTGTGATGGCAGCTTTGGTTGCTGTAACAGCCGTGGTGCTGTACCCAGGCCTAACCAGAGCTTCTCCATGA